The genomic stretch AGAGCATCAGCCCCGCCGGCGTCACCACCTACGCCGAGGAAGAAGCCCGCGGCATCTTCCAGTCCGGCAACGCCGCCTTCATGCGCAACTGGCCCTACGCCTGGGCACTCGGCCAGGGCGACGACAGCAAGGTCAAGGGCAAGATCGGCGTCGCGCCCCTGCCCAGCGGCGGCAGCCGCAACGCCGCCACCCTCGGCGGCTGGCAGCTCGGCGTGAGCAGCTACAGCAAGAACCAGGCCGCCGCCATCGACCTCGTGCGCTACCTCGCCGGCCCCGCCGAGCAGAAGATCCGCGCGATCGAAGGGGCCTACAACCCCACCATCCAGAGCCTCTACAAGGACAAGGACGTGCTCGCCAAGAACCCCTTCTTCGGCAGCCTGTACAGCGTCTTCACCAGCGCCGTCGCCCGTCCCTCCGGCCCCACCAAGGGCAAGTACAACCAGGTCTCCCAGGCCTTCAGCACCGCCGTCAGTGACGTTCTGAACGGCAAGATGAAAGGCCAGGCCGCCGTCGCCAAACTTGCCGGCGACCTGAACCGCATCAAGGGCCGCGGCTGGTAAGCCCCACCCACTGACAGGGGGGACGCCCACCACCCGGGGGCGTCCCCCCGTTTTCACCCCCTTACGGAAGTGTTCATCCCGACTGAACACCCACCGCCCGGCCTACACTGAACGCATTCCACAGGAGGTACACCCGGCATGACCGTGAACCCCACCGCGCCCACCCGGCCCGTCCGCACCCGCGGCATCGAAGCGGCCCGCGCCCGGCAGGCCATCTGGCTGCTGCTGCCCACCCTGATCGCGATCGCCCTGGTCGCTGGCTACCCGCTGTACCGCACCATCTACTTCTCGCTGTTCGAGGCGAACCTCACCACCCCGGACCAGCGCAGCTTCATCGGCCTGGGGAACTTCTGGTTCACCACCGAGGACGGCGTGGCCCTGGGCTTCCTGCAGGACCCCAAATGGTGGGGCGCCGTGAAGAACACGCTGCTGTTCACCGTTGTGTCCGTCACACTGGAAACGATCTTCGGCATGATCATCGCCCTGGTCGTGAACAGCGCCTTCAAGGGCCGCGGCCTGCTGCGCACTGCCATGCTGGTCCCCTGGGCGATCCCCACCGTCGTGTCCGCGCAGATGTGGTCGTACCTGTACAACGACACCTTCGGCCTGATCGGCCGCGGCCTGCTGGGCGGACAGGCGCTGCTCGCCAACACCGACAGCGCCATCTGGGCCCTGATCGCCGTGGACGTCTGGAAGACCACCAGCTTCATGGCCCTGCTGATCCTCGCGGGCCTGCAGAGCCTCCCCAGCGACATGTACGAGGCGGCCGACATGGACGGCGCGAGCAAATGGACGCAGTTCTGGCGCCTGACCCTCCCGCTGCTGCGCCCCGCGCTGCTCGTCGCGCTGGTGTTCCGCAGCCTGGACGCCCTGCGCGTGTTCGACATCATGTCCGTG from Deinococcus soli (ex Cha et al. 2016) encodes the following:
- a CDS encoding carbohydrate ABC transporter permease encodes the protein MTVNPTAPTRPVRTRGIEAARARQAIWLLLPTLIAIALVAGYPLYRTIYFSLFEANLTTPDQRSFIGLGNFWFTTEDGVALGFLQDPKWWGAVKNTLLFTVVSVTLETIFGMIIALVVNSAFKGRGLLRTAMLVPWAIPTVVSAQMWSYLYNDTFGLIGRGLLGGQALLANTDSAIWALIAVDVWKTTSFMALLILAGLQSLPSDMYEAADMDGASKWTQFWRLTLPLLRPALLVALVFRSLDALRVFDIMSVMLGNVNAAATSMTGYARQALIDNSLLGYGSAVSVAIFVIIMVIVVIYVTAFRVKFD